CACTAAAGTCTGTAAATCTCAATCCAAATGTTATTGAACATTTTGGACATTTGACATTACTAGAGTACTTTTAAGAATTTCTATTTGAAATCATGGACTCTTAGGTACCAATAGTTTAGATATTACGTGTTGTGCAGACTGGGGGGCTTGGCTACGATGTTCCTGCAGGAAGAAGTGATGGCAGCATCTCATTGGCTTCAGAGGCATCAAAACGACCTTACCTGCCCCAACCTTCAACGTCAACCAACTCACTCAATGCTTTGCAAACAAGGGATTCACAGAGGAAGAAATGGTCACCCTCTCTGATTAGAAGGCCCACTTGACTTAAGAAAGACTTTATTCTCTTACCCAAATAAAAAGTTGATTTTAACAGGAGGGCACACTATTGGTCATTCCCACTGCACTTCCTTCAGCAACAGGCTGTACAGCTTTAATAGAACATCAAGCCAGGACCCAAAGTCTGGATCCCCCATATGCAACTCAGTTGAAGCAACAGCGTCCCAAAGGGGAGCACGGACACGAGCTTGGTTGTTCCAATGAACCCTGCTAGCCCAAGCATCACCGATGCAGGCTACTACAATGACATTCTAGCTGACCAAGGATTGTTCACATCAGACCATACTCTCATATCGAATACAGCTACGGCAAATCAAGTGAACCAGTTTGCAAGGAACCCCATTCTGTGGAGGAGCAAGTTTGCAGCCGCAATGGTGAGGATGGGTCAGCTCGGGGTCCCAACGGGTCAAGCTGGAGAGATCCGGACAAACTGTAGAGTAATCAACAATTAAAGAGAAGACGTTAAAGGATCGAATTGCCAGTCAAGATGGATGACTGTTCGTCTATCATTTTCAGTGTCTGGGATTAAACCCCTTGTGCAATTATCATTGTTAGAGTTCAACGAAGATCTACTGTTCACAGCACAATTATTTGAGTTTCATGGGTCAAGTTGATAGGTGGAACAAGAGTCAACTATGAAGTATGAACTAAAACTTTCAAATAAGCTTACAAGCTCACATCCATACTCTCCAATGGCCAAACTTTCCTTCTCTGGTTTTGACTAGAGCTAGCCAATTTTGAGAAAAGGTTacatcaaaattaattttttaaagtgaattaataaaataaaaaaaaaaccccccccccccccccccccaaaattcAAATCAAGTTTTCAATAACCCAAAATCTCAAAACCAGCAGGCTACTCTTGTCTGCAAAATTTAAACCATTAAAAAACTCCATGCCTCCTCTCAAAACAGCTTTATTCTGTAGGAAACTAGTTAAATGCTTATCCCAGTTTGACTTCTCAATGCAACCTTTTTATTTATGTCAATACAAAAGATGCAATTTCTCAATGACACCCCACAAAGTTAGCTTTAATATATTACCTCTAACTACTATGGTTGGATTTTCTTGCACTCAAGTCAAAAACGGTCGATTTTCTTACTCTGGTTTCAATCCCCTTTCTGCATAAAACCTGTCAAAGCCCTTCTATGATATAAGTTAAAAATATACATCCAATGGTCATCAAACCCACTTGTTGTGTAAATTAATATGCAGCGGAAACAAACGATCTTACAACGCAGCAACCaacagtgaaatatacagaaaacaaAATCACgcaaattatatgaaagcaataaaacaatgacacaaagaattacgtgattcgacaatgcctacattcaTGGGAGCAAACGGCagtgatttttcactatcttctATCAAAAGACATATGGATTACAAcatacaatatgtatatataaccctatcagaggtttccccccgaaacccaacctatacaacttcccaattcaaaatttgaacaCCAACACTAAGTAACCaagcaaaaccgtcgacgatttcagacaTACCGTCGAAACAGCCAATGTAACATAAGAAAACCGTTGACTATTTCTCTGCACCTAgacaaaattgtcgacggttttagCAAACCATCGTTGATTTCCTCCTGCAAGCCAATAACTCTATTTTtaaccatgttttctctttgtatatgcattccactcaacaaatgagccacatattacaacaatttccaccttggcgaatatacgcCCTTTTAGAGAAAACTGAAAACATAACCCGCTGCTCCACCTGGGACAATAAGTTGGGACTGCCTCCCGTTTAGCAACTGGAGACATTAAgcaagtccaaacaatgcttgaacttatccgtgATAACAGGCTTCATCAATACATCTGCTGCATTCTTAgcagtgtgaactttctcaagcacaagttcacctgaagaaacCAACTCCCGGATCCTGTGAAACCTCATATCGATATGCTTGGTTCTCACATGATACACTTGGTTATTCACCAAAtagatggcactctgactatcacaatgcagttCAACCACTTTGCTGAATACCGAGCTCCTTGACTAAACTTGTAAGCCACAATTTTTCCTTGACAACTTCGGCGACTATCATATACTCCGACTTTGCAACCACAGATTGTACCATGCatctccaacaaataggccctcccacaagggtgaacacataccctgttgtagacctcctgtcatccagatcccctgcataatctgcatccaCATATCTCACAAGTGACGGATCACTCTATTGCCTGCCGAACATAATGCCATAGTGAAAAGCACAACGCAAGTATCTAAAAATTCACTTGACGacatcccaatgttgtctacccagatttaaaagaaacttacCACACTAATAGCTTGTGTCAGGTCTAGTCTTATatataccatagcatacattaaacactccactgcactagcatagctaacctttgacatgtcacggaTATCATCGTCCGTCCTTGGGCACTAAacggtagacaatttaaaataattCGCTAATGGTGTACTTACTGATTTTGCATTAaccatgttaaacctctccaacaccttctctacatagctgccctgagataaccacaatctccctacgaatcttcatcccaagaatcttcttggttgcacccaaatctttcatatcaaactctTTATTCAACAGAAACTTCAACTAATTTACCCCAGTCATATCCTTCgcaacaatcaacatgtcataAGCATAAAACAATAGAAAAATGAGAGAACCACCATCAAGACTCTTAACATACACACAATAATCATACTCGCACCTCTTGTAGCCTATTCGAATCATGTAAGAGTCAAAacgtttgtaccattgcctcggaGATTGCTTTAGCCCATAAAGTGACTTCCtcagtttacaaaccaagtgcttCTGTCCGAGATGACTAAACCCTTCTAGTTGTACCATGCAAAACagctcttccaaatcaccatggagaaacatCGTTTTTACGCCTATTTGATCCAAATGCATATCGTAAtgcgccaccaatcccaacactaccctaatagaagtgtgtctgaccataggggaaaagatttcatcataatcaactttTTTCTTCTGTGAGTAACTCTTTGCTACTAACCGAGCTTtgaacttttcttcttctttttctgatactgcttctttcttcctatacacccacttgcaacctatcaCTCTTTTCCCTTCTTATGCAATAACTTCATTTCCTctaccatagcacccatccacctacttttctctaGGCTGTGCAtcacctcttgaaaagtagttggatccttACAACTGGTTATGAGCATAAGACACcaaatcatcaaatccatacctgggcggtggcctgatagtgcgttTGGGTCTGTTTATAGTGATACTGTGATCCTGTTGATCTCCCAaactagaactccctgcattctaAATACTGTCATCACtgccctgagtctctaactccacccgCACCACATGCTCATCTCTGCTCCAATTTTCTGAAacttgtttctcttcttcttcctcctgagtacgcttcaccatggctttctcatcaaaaaccacgTCTCTACTGATCACTACCATGTTtccattggatcccacaacttgaaccctttcaaaCCTTTCTAATACTCAAGAAAAATGCAATGTCTAGACTTTGAATCaaactttgatctctcctcactaaaAATGTGCACATAGCCTGgacaaccaaatactctcaaactgaAGTAGTCTACCGCATTACCCATCCACACCTCCTTTACAACTTttccctctagtgatgcccttggtgattgatTAACCAAGAAACACACCATACTCACTGCCTCGGACCAGAAATTCCTTGCAAACCCTGAATTCAACATGAGACACTGAGCTCTTTTAGTAAGAGTTCGGTTTatcctttctaccacaccattctgttgtggtgtccgGCAAACTGTGAAATGTCTTCTTATGCCATGCTGCTCACAAACCTTCATGAACCTCAAATCAGCATACTTGATTCCATTGTTTGACctgaggcatttaattctcctctCAGTCTAGTTTTCCATCTCAGTTTTCCATAATTTAAACCTAACAAACgtctctgacttgtgccgcatgaagtacgcCCAGACCTTTTGTGAGAAATCATCGACaaaactcacgaagtacataACTCCACCctgtgatgctactctcaccggcCCCCAAACATCCAAATGAATGTAATCAAGAATACCGTCCATTTTGTGAGTGGCTGTTTTGAACTGCACCTTGTTccgtttcccaagaacacaatactTGCAAAAATTCAGCCTGCATGTTTTGGCACCCTTCAAAAGATTCCTCTTATGAAGTTACTTCATCCCACACTCACCTATATGCCATAACCGCATATGCCTCAAAAGAGTATTATCTAACTCTGAatctgcaactccacctacaactgtagtacctagaaatgcatagatatttcccgctaacTTCTACACCTTCATCACCGTTAGAACGCCTCtacacaccttcattaccccactttcaaACTTGCAATTAAactcattacaatccaaagtgtaaAATGAAATTCAATTCTTCTGTAGATCCAATatgtgccttacatcacataatgttctcacaataccatcaaacattttaattcttacatttcttatttcaacaattttgcatgaagcatcatttcccatcagaaTAGAACCAGAATTAACTGACATGTAGGTGTTAAACcattctttatttggtgtcatgtgataagagcacgcCGAATTTAGGATCCAACAATCCATAAGGCGATCTGACCCTGgtgaaacagaaagcatatcaccatcaccgctctTTGAGTCTcattcttccactacattcgttGATTTTGAAGAACCTTCTTTGTTTTCTacatttcctttcttccttttTGGACACTCTAgttttatgtgccctttttttcccgcacttaaacacattatatccttcttcttcttggactgtGACCAAGACTTATTACTACTCGAATAGGAGGGCACACTATTGGCCATTCTTACTGCACTTCCTTCAGCAACAAGCTATACAGCTTTAATGGAACATCAAGCCGGGACCCAAGTCTGGATCCCCCATGTGCAACTCAGCTGAAGCAAGTGTCCCAAAGGGAGCACGGACACTAGCTTGGTTGTTCCAATGAACCCTGCTAGCCCAAGCATCATCGATGCAAGCTACTATATTGACGTTCTAGCTAACCGAGGATAGTTCACATCAGACCATACTCACATAACAAATACAACTACGGCAAATCAAGTGAACCAGTTTGCAAGGAACCCCATGCCATGGAGGAGCAAGCTTGCAGCCGCAATGGTGAAGATGACGCTCAAGGTCCTAATGGGTCAAGCTAGAGATATCCGGACAAACTGTAGAGTAATCAACAATTAAAGAGAAGATGTCAGGATGGAATTGCCAGTCGAGATGGATGACTGTTCGTCTATCATTTTCAGGGTCTAGGATTAAACCCCTTGTGCAATTATTATCATTGTTAAAGTTCAACAAAGATCTATTGCTCCACAGCACAATTATTTGAGTTACTTGGGTCAAGTTGATTGGTGGAACAAGAGTCAACTATGAACTAAAGCTTTCAAATAAGCCTACAAGCTCACATCCATACTCTCCAATGGCCAAACTTTCCTTCTCTGATTTGACTAGAGCTAGCCAATTTAGAAAAAAGTTacatcaaaattaattttttaaagggaattaataaaataaaataaaaaataacccccCACACCCCCAAATTCAAATCAAGTTTTCAATAACCCAAAATCTCAAAACCAGCAGGCTACTCTTGTCTGCAAAATTTCAATTACATGCGATTTCAGGCCAATTTAGTTTCACATGATAGTTCTCATTATTATTcctaattttataaataattacaaaaatagcACTTTGTTGCTCAATTTATCGACATTTACATAAATGTATATACACATGGTTTCCACGTTTCTCATATAACTGAGGAAAACTGAAAAGCAATGTAAGATGTTTGCAGTTCTttgaaaaacaattaaaaaaaaaaactgttgtCCACATCAAAATAGACCCTTACTCCAATGGCTGCACATGTAAGACCTGAAACCTAAATATCCAGGCTACACTAACAgataaaaataaatcaaaccGCACCAAAGAAAATCACCATCAAACCAGTTACTCTACCTAATCAAAGCACAGCCCTAAACAAGCAGATTCACAACTGTCATAAAATAAATAAGCACAAACAACTTGATATCACTTTTACGTTCACAAAATAGAATAAAATGGCAATGAAAGTAAAAGACCATTACAAAATAAGACTAACATTAACTATCCTCAAACTTTATTATCCAAATGTCTACTCCTATGCCGTTCCATGTTGGTAAGATTAAAGTCAATTTTTGCATGGTCATTTTCCTCATATAAGCactacatatatttatatatatatatacatataaacataaaatatattttaagctattATATTTATATGCAATAGCTATTACGGTTATACTATATTACATTCTGTGAACCTACTCTATTCCATTCTGTGAACCAAATATAATCTTGTGTTAACCAAAATCAATGGATGAGAGCAGGCTTGCGAGCTGGTTCTAGTAGGGCACAGAAGGGTTTTACCCAGTTAAAATCTAGAACATATAATCACCCTGCTCAACTGAACTTTGAGGGTCCAATTCTGCTCTGAAGATTACAAAGAACACGGCGTGATGAGCCTATTAATCACATAATAAATCCATGCCTGCAACAAAATATTGGCCAAATGTGATCTCTACACAGACATAGCAAATATTCTCATACGAAGACAAGAAGCAAGTGCTAATAAATGGAACATTAAAAATACCAGAAAATTGACTAGTGGATTAAATACCACACACCCTCTGTGTTACAGAAGTTATCCAAGCTCAGTTGAAACACATAAAAAGGAGAGGATGATTCAGCCACCTGAACTATGGTGAGCCAATTCAAGGATGATATATGATGCCATTGCCATTAGTGCGGGAAACAAAAAACTCATCAGAAAGTAGGAGTCTGCTGTGCTCTTATTGTTCACCTAAGTTGTCAGCTCCATTATAGCACTGACAATATCTCCATTGTGTGTTTTGAGAGCCTTTACAGCCTTGCTCCTTGACACCCCAGCCTGCGTCATCACCAAATCAATGTCGCGGGGTTCCACCCCAGTCTCATCAACCTCTTCTTCCTCCTCGTCTGTAGGTGCTCCATTAGCACCCGCAGCATTCTCTGATTTCGCCATCACAGATGCCATGTCTGGCATCCTGAACTGCTGAGCAGCTTGCGTCTGCAACTGTGAGCTCAAATCCTCTATCTTCGCCTCCCCAAATATGACATAGGTTTCAGAATTTGGGCTCTTAAAGACATCGGGCTTTGAGATGAAAAATAATATCTATTCAAAGGACATATTTTAGTAAAAGTGAGACATCACGTAGGCCAATCAATCAACTCCACATGAACAGAAAAAGCTTACATTTTTTGTTCGCTTGATGGTGACCCTGCTGACACCCGTAACATGTTTCATGCCCAGCTTCAACATTGCTTTGCGACTCTTCTTCTCGCTTCTACTCTGCTTCGAACTCCCATTTGCACCTGCACATAGTTTCCCAATTTAAACGAAAATATTTGAAGTACATCAAACTCAGAGCAATCATTCAGGGCAATCACACTCTAAATGACTTAAAGTAGGCTAAAaagtgttttaaaaaaataaaatataaaaataaaaaagaataaagaaagcaAAGAAGCTGTGAGAAGACTCAAATTAAGAGCTGAACTTGAGGCAGAAATGACAGTAATCAAATGAGATGCGAAAAAAATTACAGTATCATTAAAATCTTTATCAAATGAAAATGGAAGAAACATATCCAAATTCCTAAACGATGCTTACGTGTAAAGAACAACAACatcaacaaaaccaagccttagtcccactaagtaggGTTGACTATATGAattcttttccgccaatttatgcgatcatggaccttttttttttaatagattcaaggatattaaatccttactcactatctcctccctaATTATTTTAcatctacccctaccccttctactgccccccatagtaactaagtcactcttcctcataagTGCACTAtctggcctacgttgcaagtgtccataccatcttagtcatccctcccttatcttatcttctataggagctacacttaacttatcacgaatatgttcattccttaatttatctttcaatgttataccactcattcatctaagcattctcatctcggcaactattactttttggatattatgtttcttcgtcgcccaacattcggATCCATAtggcataactggtcttataactgtcctataaaacttcccttttcaattttaagggtattctacgatcacatagcacactttaAGCACTTCTCCAGTTTACCCAACCTACtctaactctatgcattacatcatcctcaatttctccttcagcttgcataatagatccaaggtatcgaaatctacaagtgctatttatttcttcatcatcaagtttaactttgtctccaatcttcctcctatcattactaaaattacatttcatatattcagttttatttctacttatcctaaagtctctagattccaaagcttctctccataattctaactcagcctctactccgtacCTAattttcgtcaattaatacaatatcatctgcaaacaacatacaccatggaacctcattttgaatacctcctaatcaattggtccatcactaaagcaaaatgataaagactcaaagcagatccttgatgtacaactatggtaattggaaattctctagtttctccatctatagtcctcaTACtaatcattactccatcgtacatacccttaatgacatcggtatacctacaacatacaccctttttttctaaaacctaccatagaacttccctaggtatcctatcatatgttttctcaaggtcaataaatatcatacgCAAATCCCTCTACTTTTCCCTAAACTTtcccattaatcttcttaaaagataaatagcttctatggtaaatcttctaggcataaaaccaaattgattttttgagatcttcgtttctaaccttaatctttgttcaactaccatttcccatagtttcatcgtataactcataagtttaattccacgatagttattacaattttgaatatctcctttatttttgtatataggtattaaagtacttttcctccattcatctgacattttcttagtttttacaattgtattaaataaattagttaaccatataatttcattatcacccaagcatttccaaacttcaattgggatgtcatctgatcccatagctttcccatttttcatcttttttagtgcaaacttaactttgtgaactctaattttgcaaataaatcttatatttttagtattttcctcatttgacaattctaagtttaagccttctatttggtttttgttaaacaacttactaaagtaaattccccatctttctttaataacttcatccttaaccaagacaatatcatcctcactttttatacattttacattttctaagtccttgctcttcctttctctaactttagcaagtttaaatatatctccttccccttcttttgtacccaatctatcatacaaactattaaaagacttatatttagcttcactaacggccatttttgcatcttttcttgcctccttatatttttcaaagttatctccgtttctacatttttgccacaatttaaaccaaattctttttgtctttatgattttttgtacatctttatcccaccaccaactctctttgctattcgagaatctttcccttgattcacctaaaatctcttttactatctttttaatagagctagctaatctattccaaagagtatttgtatctatctcatcctctatagtccaatccccatctttactcattttatctttaaattttattatattttctccttttaggttccaccatctagttctcctacactgatttattttttcctttttcttccattttttaatacatatatctaacactaagactctatgttgtgtggttaggctttcacctaaaataactttacaatccttgcatgataatcGATCTACCCTCCTAACTAAAAAAattctatttgacttctattttgtccacttttaaaggttattaagagttcttctctcttcttaaagcaagtattcattatactaaaatcatatgacatatcAAAGTCTAAGAttatctccccagactcatttttgtctccatatccatatccatatcctctatgtatcttctcataatttttattatctcttccaacgtgtccattcaatctcctcctataaatattttctcagtccccaatatgccttgtataatgctctcaatatcttcccaaaattgtctcttaagattttctactaagccaacttgagaagcaaaagcactaatgatatttattatctcttgtcctaataccattttgatttttataatcttATCTCAtactctaattacatccacaacgctatcttttaagtttttgtctataataatgcctactccattcttatgtttttcttttgtagtataccaaagtttaaatcttgatttatcgatttctctagttttctcccccacccacttagtttctttaaGGCAAAttaaatttttcttctaatcattgtatccacaatttccatgcttttacccgtaagtgtccctatattccaaattGCTAATTtaatcctaatttcctgaactaacatctttacctgcccacattcagaatgatgcaggaaccctcacatatttgacatcgTACCCGAGCACCGACATGGTGCGTCGCTTCaaggcgacgacctagcccaccctcaccgacttttcgctacacctgggtggttcaagtgcaacatGTTGCTCGTAGGAGACACCCAAGCAAAGATTcgataaggattcatatcatggtcatctgacaaattttacattgtctgtcagctacctaacaacaacaaaaaatcaAACATACAGTGCCTTCCTCCGAAGTTTTAACAATCACTGTGTGGAGGTCGGTCCAGCTATTGATTAGTGATTTTGTTCATATAAAACATTCAACAGGGGATATCTGAAGTTTTGGTATGTAAACCCAAACCCCTGTTAAAGAGATTGCAATTGCAATCCTTCCCCAAGTCCAATACCGATCATTCCATCATGTGACAAACTGCATTCAAGTAAACCCTATCAAATATGTTCAGACAACATGCTATCAAACCGGATAAACATACGTTAAATCAACACTCTTATAAGCTAGTACATGATAAGGTTCCATTTCAAGCCAAAAAAAACACGAAAGGAAGGAGGAAACCCATTTTATCTTAGTTCGCTAtccaaaaaatgaaattttttaattaatattagcgctaaattttgatttttttttcttaacatCCAATCATAATTGAATAAATTTTCACCCTTACCAGCACTTGATATGCGagaaaatcaaataaaaacaGAAAATCGATTTCCCCATTTTATTCCCTTGCCTTTTTCAACCTCAAAAAATCATTAATCCAAACGGGAGGCAATAGAGAAGGAAATGGAGATACCCTGGTCCCCATTGTCCTTCTCGTCATCTTCGTCGTCATCGTCGTCCTCGTCTTCGTCGTGGTCATCGTCCTTAACGTCCTCGACGACTGGTTCATCGTTCTGCTGAACAACTAACAAAATCAACAACAGTCCATGAGAGAcagaaagagagatagagagagaaatgaTAATACCAGCGGGGGCTTCTTCTTGGGCTCTTCGTCGGCAGAGGGAAGGGACTTGAACTTATCCTCAGTCTCGGCATCAACGACAGGGCCCGGCATTGCTGATCTCTCTGCGGTCTGCGATTGATGATCGATGAGAAGAAGTAGGGGAGTGTGCGTGCGCGCTGGGCAGCTGCTGTTCTCTCTCTGTGAAATGGGGATAAGCTCCGATGGATGGTGGTGATGGAGTTTTTAATCATTCCGCAAGAGTTCCCTCCCGTATGGGCTTGGGCCGACACATTGTCCAGCCCAATTTGCTCTCCCTGCTATTGTCTTCGTTTCATGGGCCCACGACTCTCCTCTTATCTCTGCCACTGCATTTGTGGAAATGGGCCTCCTCTAATATTCAAAGTCATGTTACTTGAGTTCAACCTAAACACAAGCCCAATATAAATTTTTCAGACTGAAAATGTTAAATAATGCAAAAACTCAAAATGTATAAAGGAATTGATTctattttcccttatattttgtGGGTTTGAAAAATAAGCATGCTAAATGTGAGATGTTTTGAATTTCTAGACTCTTAAATAGTTGAACTATTTGTTTGAGCATTCTCATGATTTCTCTTTTCTCTTATAACACATGATTCTTAAAAATAgtcaaaatgcataagcttctattaaaaaaataataaaatgtgcAAGTAATTGTGCAAGATGCACACATCCTTGCCCTTTTAAATATAGGTATTTAAAACTATGTCTCATGGCATTTTGGATGCATTTATTTTAGTCCTTAAGATTCACAAGAGTGAgcattttggtttttttttaatgattagTTTATCAAATAAGCATGGTATGACAGTCCTGGACCTAACTCTAGTGAGGTATTATCTACTTTAACTCACTAACCTCACAGATTTGTCTAATAAAAGACGTCTCACATAACTGGAGTCGAAATCATTCTTATAAGTCTAAAATTTCCCTAATATACATCTGATGTGAAACAGTGACAAGCGTTCCTGTCTGATGAGCTATTACCCTTCCATGTGGGATCTGTTTATATTATAGTACCCTTGTGATAGATTTGATACCAAATATAACGATCTTGTACCCAACTTTGATGAGCTATTACCTGTTTTGGCTCACTAGCCACACGATTTTGTCATATAAAGgcgcctcacatagttggagtcaAACCACCCTTATAAGT
The Malania oleifera isolate guangnan ecotype guangnan chromosome 13, ASM2987363v1, whole genome shotgun sequence DNA segment above includes these coding regions:
- the LOC131146033 gene encoding nascent polypeptide-associated complex subunit alpha-like protein 2 isoform X1 encodes the protein MPGPVVDAETEDKFKSLPSADEEPKKKPPLQNDEPVVEDVKDDDHDEDEDDDDDEDDEKDNGDQGANGSSKQSRSEKKSRKAMLKLGMKHVTGVSRVTIKRTKNILFFISKPDVFKSPNSETYVIFGEAKIEDLSSQLQTQAAQQFRMPDMASVMAKSENAAGANGAPTDEEEEEVDETGVEPRDIDLVMTQAGVSRSKAVKALKTHNGDIVSAIMELTT
- the LOC131146033 gene encoding nascent polypeptide-associated complex subunit alpha-like protein 2 isoform X2, which codes for MPGPVVDAETEDKFKSLPSADEEPKKKPPLNDEPVVEDVKDDDHDEDEDDDDDEDDEKDNGDQGANGSSKQSRSEKKSRKAMLKLGMKHVTGVSRVTIKRTKNILFFISKPDVFKSPNSETYVIFGEAKIEDLSSQLQTQAAQQFRMPDMASVMAKSENAAGANGAPTDEEEEEVDETGVEPRDIDLVMTQAGVSRSKAVKALKTHNGDIVSAIMELTT